One stretch of Sinomonas terrae DNA includes these proteins:
- a CDS encoding Gfo/Idh/MocA family protein codes for MSKVDRLRVGVVGAGWRGQYFVKLIAHFPDLLECVGVVARHEPARSEVAERWQVPVFPTVPELLSTAHPHFVVTSVSWEANPSIVDELVGHGIPVLSETPPAPDLPRLRELWERVGASELVQVAEQYALMPTHAARLAAMGQGLIGEVSSVQISSTHLYHAASLIRRYLGAGFERASVSARRFTGPLVNPSDRSGWTHDPIPHQATTTIATLEFEGGRSAVYDFTDNQSRNHLRSRRLLLRGSLGEIDDDRVVRLVDPETILESRIVRHQTGYELDHEGFDTAHLSVDGKVLWRNPFLGRRFNDEDVAMSAALLSMAGWVRGSGPAPYPLAEAAQDQLVGLAIEQSADEQRLVCTSQEAWAASLPHR; via the coding sequence ATGTCGAAGGTGGACCGGCTTCGGGTCGGTGTCGTGGGCGCCGGTTGGCGTGGGCAGTACTTCGTGAAGCTCATCGCCCACTTCCCAGATCTCCTGGAGTGCGTCGGCGTCGTCGCCCGCCACGAACCTGCTCGAAGTGAGGTCGCCGAACGATGGCAAGTGCCAGTGTTCCCGACAGTACCCGAACTCTTGAGCACCGCACATCCGCACTTCGTCGTCACGAGCGTGAGCTGGGAGGCCAACCCTTCGATCGTCGATGAGCTCGTCGGCCATGGCATACCGGTCCTGTCCGAGACTCCCCCGGCCCCCGATCTGCCGCGGCTACGCGAGCTTTGGGAACGAGTGGGGGCTTCGGAGCTCGTTCAGGTCGCGGAGCAGTACGCGCTCATGCCCACCCACGCGGCGCGACTTGCCGCCATGGGCCAGGGTCTCATCGGGGAGGTTAGTTCGGTGCAGATCTCGTCAACTCACCTGTACCACGCTGCCAGCCTCATCCGTCGCTATTTGGGAGCGGGGTTCGAACGGGCTTCTGTGAGCGCACGTCGATTCACCGGACCCCTCGTCAACCCCAGCGATCGCTCAGGCTGGACTCACGATCCCATCCCCCATCAGGCCACGACGACTATCGCGACGCTCGAGTTCGAGGGCGGGCGCAGCGCCGTCTACGACTTCACTGACAACCAATCCAGGAATCACCTTCGCTCGCGGCGCCTCCTTCTGCGAGGCAGCCTCGGCGAGATCGACGACGACCGCGTGGTCCGGCTCGTCGATCCCGAGACGATCCTCGAATCGCGGATCGTGCGCCACCAGACCGGTTATGAACTCGATCACGAAGGTTTCGACACCGCCCATCTGAGCGTCGACGGGAAGGTCCTCTGGCGCAACCCGTTCCTCGGCCGGCGCTTCAACGACGAAGACGTCGCGATGTCCGCCGCACTCCTGTCCATGGCCGGCTGGGTTCGGGGTTCGGGCCCCGCCCCGTATCCCCTCGCCGAAGCGGCACAGGATCAGCTCGTCGGCCTTGCCATCGAACAGTCTGCAGACGAACAGCGGCTCGTCTGCACGTCACAGGAAGCGTGGGCGGCGTCGCTCCCCCACCGCTGA
- a CDS encoding arylsulfotransferase family protein, which translates to MSTKLTTPHINVWSSGTTAPGLIFAGPMGHGSNGLIMDNQGRPVWMEPTGAGVTDLRVQTYQGKPVLTYWSGQGMGGHGEGFGVIKDTSYQTIAQVNAGDGLKADLHEFTVTPKGTALLTSYPTIRFDLSPAGGQINGYMYDCHVQEVDIATGNLLFDWKASDYVGLDESYLKTTDDPTADGSTAAKAFDPYHVNAVSLRTDGYLVSFRHTHTIYHIDSTGAIQWRMGGKRSDFTLPADAVFAWQHDVRQRANGVISMFDNHYKDGTTGTSRGLILNVDEQKRTASVKLQLARGGHRGNAMGNVQFLENGNYMVGWGSDPAATEFTANGTPVFEATNIGGGSYRVYRSVWTATPTTLPDVVAVQGNGSTMQAYASWNGATEIASWRFLTGSDPSSLKEAALVKKTGFETSVAVAAAPHLAVQALDAQGKVLATSSVAHT; encoded by the coding sequence GTGAGCACCAAGCTCACGACCCCCCACATCAATGTCTGGTCGTCGGGTACCACCGCACCTGGTCTCATCTTCGCCGGGCCCATGGGCCACGGCTCCAATGGCCTCATCATGGACAACCAGGGGCGTCCCGTTTGGATGGAGCCGACGGGTGCAGGCGTCACGGACCTCCGGGTCCAGACGTATCAGGGCAAGCCCGTCCTCACCTACTGGAGTGGCCAAGGCATGGGAGGGCACGGCGAAGGGTTCGGCGTCATCAAGGACACTTCCTACCAGACCATCGCGCAGGTCAATGCGGGTGACGGACTCAAGGCGGACCTCCACGAATTCACCGTGACCCCCAAAGGCACGGCACTCTTGACCTCGTACCCCACGATTCGGTTCGATCTCTCGCCCGCCGGTGGGCAGATAAACGGCTACATGTACGACTGCCACGTGCAGGAAGTGGACATCGCTACCGGGAATCTGCTCTTCGACTGGAAGGCCTCCGACTACGTCGGGCTCGATGAGTCCTATCTGAAGACGACGGACGACCCGACAGCTGATGGTTCGACAGCTGCAAAGGCTTTCGATCCCTACCACGTCAACGCGGTCTCTCTGCGAACGGATGGGTACCTCGTCTCCTTCCGGCACACGCACACGATCTACCACATCGACTCGACCGGCGCGATCCAGTGGCGCATGGGCGGCAAGAGGAGCGACTTCACGCTTCCCGCTGACGCGGTCTTCGCGTGGCAGCATGACGTCCGCCAACGCGCCAACGGTGTCATCAGCATGTTCGACAACCACTATAAAGACGGCACAACCGGCACGTCGCGGGGGCTTATCCTCAACGTCGACGAGCAGAAGCGCACCGCTTCGGTCAAGCTTCAGCTGGCCCGCGGTGGCCACAGGGGCAACGCCATGGGCAACGTGCAGTTCCTCGAGAACGGCAACTATATGGTCGGCTGGGGGTCGGATCCAGCGGCAACGGAGTTCACCGCCAACGGGACCCCCGTCTTCGAAGCGACCAACATCGGTGGAGGCTCGTACCGCGTCTACCGCTCGGTCTGGACCGCCACGCCCACGACCCTGCCCGACGTCGTCGCCGTCCAGGGCAACGGCTCGACGATGCAGGCCTACGCGAGCTGGAACGGCGCCACCGAGATTGCAAGCTGGCGCTTCCTCACCGGAAGCGACCCGTCGTCGCTCAAGGAGGCCGCGCTGGTGAAGAAGACGGGCTTCGAGACATCAGTAGCAGTTGCGGCCGCACCGCACCTGGCCGTCCAGGCTTTGGATGCGCAGGGCAAGGTCCTGGCCACGTCATCGGTCGCCCACACCTAG
- a CDS encoding LysR substrate-binding domain-containing protein, whose product MTVRDWELRHFRLMAALAAGGSIGAAARETGMAQPNASRLLEHMERSAGFALARRTPRGTQLTDRGRVVAGLAAEVLEAAESVVRAVEALERARGALHVCASMTVAEHLMPQWLACAQQQLPEVSVTLDVGNSDEVFERLRSGAAELGFVEGPTVQTGFRYLDVAPDELVVIVRPDHPWATAGAVAPEEVASAGLVVREPGSGTRQTADRALAPYSAGPRFEVGSNAALAASVAAGLGPGVVSRLAVQLPLRSGRLVEVPTPALRLRRMLRAVWSAAMPLPRSGEEFLRLVSA is encoded by the coding sequence ATGACCGTTCGAGACTGGGAACTCCGGCACTTCCGCCTCATGGCCGCGCTCGCTGCAGGGGGAAGCATCGGCGCCGCCGCAAGGGAAACCGGCATGGCGCAGCCCAACGCCTCGCGATTGCTCGAGCACATGGAACGCTCGGCGGGCTTCGCCCTCGCGCGGCGCACGCCGCGCGGCACCCAGCTCACCGACCGCGGGCGGGTGGTCGCGGGCCTAGCAGCGGAGGTCCTTGAGGCCGCCGAGAGCGTGGTCCGGGCCGTCGAGGCCCTCGAACGAGCCCGTGGTGCCCTGCACGTGTGCGCGAGCATGACGGTCGCCGAACACCTCATGCCGCAATGGCTCGCCTGCGCGCAACAACAGCTCCCCGAGGTGAGTGTCACCCTCGACGTCGGGAACTCCGACGAAGTCTTCGAGCGGCTCCGTTCTGGCGCGGCGGAGCTCGGCTTTGTCGAGGGACCCACCGTCCAGACCGGCTTCCGGTATCTCGATGTGGCGCCGGACGAACTCGTGGTGATCGTGCGCCCAGATCATCCGTGGGCAACGGCGGGCGCTGTGGCACCCGAGGAGGTCGCATCCGCGGGGCTCGTGGTCCGAGAGCCTGGTTCGGGAACTCGCCAAACGGCTGATCGTGCGCTCGCACCCTACTCCGCGGGACCGCGCTTCGAAGTCGGCAGCAACGCAGCGCTGGCTGCGAGCGTCGCGGCAGGGCTCGGCCCCGGCGTGGTGAGCCGCCTCGCCGTCCAGCTTCCACTCCGGAGCGGCCGGCTCGTCGAGGTTCCGACGCCGGCCCTCAGGCTGAGGCGCATGCTGAGGGCCGTGTGGTCGGCGGCCATGCCTTTGCCGCGCTCCGGCGAGGAATTCCTGAGGCTCGTGAGCGCCTAG
- a CDS encoding peptide deformylase — translation MSPAPESRWTASRLAETAAEIVAGPELPPIVQAGHPVLRTQALPFDGQLDDALLDALIEVMRRTMHAAPGVGLAAPQIGLPLSLAVLEDMWATDEDLVRARERAPLPFFAILNPVYVPLGEERAEFFEGCLSVRGYTAVVSRPKRVEARWTSPRGATRRAEFSGWQARIVQHETDHLSGTLYLDKAEVRSLCTNEEYSARWAHPTPEAAARELGF, via the coding sequence ATGAGCCCCGCACCCGAGAGCCGCTGGACCGCCTCGCGACTGGCAGAGACCGCAGCCGAGATCGTCGCTGGCCCAGAGCTTCCGCCGATCGTCCAGGCCGGCCATCCGGTCCTGCGCACGCAGGCCCTCCCGTTTGATGGTCAACTCGACGACGCCCTGCTTGACGCCCTGATCGAGGTCATGCGGCGCACAATGCATGCGGCCCCGGGCGTGGGGCTCGCCGCCCCGCAGATCGGCCTCCCGCTCAGCCTCGCCGTCCTCGAGGATATGTGGGCTACCGACGAGGACCTGGTGCGAGCCCGCGAACGTGCGCCGCTGCCCTTCTTCGCCATCTTGAATCCTGTTTACGTGCCCTTGGGAGAGGAGCGGGCTGAGTTCTTCGAGGGATGCCTCTCCGTCCGGGGCTACACGGCCGTGGTGAGCCGCCCCAAACGAGTCGAGGCACGCTGGACGAGCCCGCGCGGTGCCACCCGGAGAGCCGAGTTCTCCGGGTGGCAGGCCCGGATTGTGCAGCACGAGACCGACCACCTCTCGGGGACGCTCTACCTCGACAAGGCGGAGGTGAGGTCACTCTGCACCAACGAGGAGTATTCGGCCCGCTGGGCACATCCCACCCCGGAAGCGGCTGCCCGGGAGCTCGGCTTCTAG
- a CDS encoding S9 family peptidase, whose product MKPSELDAIVTLSAPTADPSGTRCAVSATRSDFRADSSVGQVWEVPLDGGSPRRLTRGFCDTAPQYSPDGRYLAFLRAAPAGRPQLFVVEAEGGEPRALTDRLLGVEQFAWSPDSQMIAFLSREPEAGRYGTVDGVGPGAEDPRLVTDLNYRLNGRGYTGDQRTQLFVVDAPDVEEEPYVPSRGRAKAAESEAEDEARSGVPEARQLTSGGLDHELASFSADGKFIYTVSQFDPAAVDTLGSHVVRTPAGGGESTVVELGSPHAASVQAVREATDGAGLFVLASSLGDSGTDFVGRSTHLFWHSFDDGSTVRLSDAEEDDFGEAPGAFRVGSDGRALVLGRHRGSVRLVAFSASGERTVLEEGDAVVTGVDTAGDTVVVSFADATSPGEVAAVRDGSLKRLTDFAGRLREETRPLVPHEFTGRSADGSPVHGWVLEPEGAGPHPVLLMIHGGPFAQYTGAWFDEAQVYASAGYAVVMCNPRGSAGYGEAHGRAIKGRMGTVDYQDVLGFLDSALDSFPTLDADRLGILGGSYGGYLTAWTIAHDHRFRAAIVERGFLDPVSFIGSSDIGWFFPGEYTGWDPKDMAAQSPMAFVGQVETPCLVVHSEEDWRCPIEQAQRYYAALKLRGVEAELLVFPGENHELSRSGTPHHRRQRFEHILRWWARYLPTAANPREAAEESEAIAG is encoded by the coding sequence GTGAAGCCCAGCGAGCTCGATGCCATCGTGACCCTGTCCGCCCCTACCGCTGACCCCTCTGGGACGCGGTGCGCCGTCAGTGCTACCCGCTCTGACTTCAGAGCCGACTCCTCGGTGGGCCAGGTCTGGGAGGTCCCGTTGGACGGCGGCTCCCCACGTCGACTCACTCGGGGATTTTGCGATACCGCCCCGCAGTATTCCCCAGACGGCCGCTACCTCGCCTTCCTGCGGGCAGCCCCCGCCGGACGCCCACAGCTCTTCGTCGTGGAGGCCGAGGGTGGCGAACCTCGTGCGCTCACGGATCGCCTGCTCGGCGTGGAACAGTTTGCCTGGTCGCCGGACTCTCAAATGATCGCGTTTCTCTCGAGGGAACCGGAGGCAGGCCGCTACGGAACCGTCGACGGCGTCGGGCCAGGCGCGGAGGATCCCCGCCTCGTCACGGACCTCAACTACCGGTTGAACGGGCGAGGCTACACCGGTGACCAGCGCACCCAGCTCTTCGTCGTCGACGCGCCGGACGTCGAGGAAGAGCCTTACGTCCCCTCGCGGGGTCGTGCCAAGGCGGCAGAATCCGAGGCCGAGGACGAGGCACGGAGCGGAGTGCCGGAAGCGCGCCAGCTGACGTCGGGCGGGCTCGACCACGAACTTGCCTCGTTCAGTGCCGACGGCAAATTCATCTACACGGTCTCGCAATTCGACCCGGCCGCCGTCGACACTCTCGGTTCCCATGTGGTGCGCACGCCGGCAGGGGGCGGCGAGAGCACCGTCGTCGAGCTTGGCTCACCCCACGCTGCCTCGGTTCAGGCGGTGCGCGAAGCCACCGACGGCGCCGGACTGTTCGTGCTTGCGTCCTCGCTCGGCGATTCTGGGACCGACTTTGTAGGGCGCAGCACCCACCTGTTCTGGCATTCTTTCGACGACGGCAGCACTGTGCGCCTGAGCGATGCCGAGGAGGACGACTTCGGGGAGGCACCGGGCGCCTTCCGTGTCGGGTCTGACGGACGGGCGCTCGTGCTGGGACGCCACCGTGGCTCGGTGCGGCTCGTCGCGTTCAGTGCGAGCGGCGAGCGTACCGTGCTTGAGGAAGGGGACGCCGTGGTCACGGGCGTAGACACGGCGGGCGACACCGTCGTCGTCTCCTTTGCCGACGCGACGTCACCGGGGGAGGTAGCCGCGGTGCGGGACGGGTCGCTCAAGCGGCTCACCGACTTCGCGGGCCGGCTCCGGGAGGAAACGCGCCCACTCGTTCCCCATGAATTCACCGGCAGAAGCGCCGACGGCTCGCCCGTCCACGGCTGGGTTCTCGAGCCGGAGGGTGCGGGACCCCATCCCGTGCTGCTCATGATCCACGGCGGTCCATTTGCCCAATACACGGGAGCGTGGTTCGACGAGGCACAGGTCTACGCTTCGGCTGGCTACGCCGTCGTCATGTGCAACCCCCGCGGCTCGGCAGGATACGGTGAGGCTCACGGCCGAGCCATCAAGGGGCGCATGGGCACAGTGGACTACCAAGACGTCCTCGGGTTCCTTGACTCCGCACTCGATTCGTTCCCAACCCTCGACGCCGATCGCCTCGGGATCCTCGGCGGATCCTACGGTGGCTACCTCACGGCCTGGACGATCGCCCACGACCACCGCTTCCGGGCCGCCATCGTCGAGCGAGGATTCCTGGACCCCGTCAGCTTCATCGGCTCCTCCGACATCGGCTGGTTCTTTCCGGGCGAATACACAGGCTGGGACCCGAAGGACATGGCCGCTCAAAGTCCCATGGCGTTCGTCGGGCAGGTCGAAACGCCGTGCCTCGTGGTGCACTCCGAGGAGGACTGGCGGTGCCCCATCGAGCAGGCACAGCGCTATTACGCTGCGCTCAAGCTTCGCGGCGTCGAAGCGGAGCTCCTCGTGTTCCCCGGAGAAAACCACGAGCTCTCCCGTTCAGGGACGCCGCATCACCGCAGACAGCGTTTCGAGCACATCCTCCGATGGTGGGCCCGCTACCTGCCAACGGCAGCGAACCCGCGGGAAGCTGCCGAGGAATCCGAGGCGATCGCGGGGTGA
- a CDS encoding putative RNA methyltransferase — MPLAAQELLRCPVCAGAWRPAAATDRSLVCTSGHRFDAARQGYVNFLTGRGTRFRPDTADMVAARERFLASGHYAPIAEALADSAAPALMDDAERPGAALDAGAGTGYYLAALLARVPGSRAVALDLSRHALGRAAKLPGTAAVVWDLWRPLPLPDGVMDAILDVFAPRNFPEFARVLRRGGLACVVTPEADHLAALRDVLPMLDVPAGKADDVERAAGAHFDRVGVRDVRFGLELDAQAAVDLALMGPAGHHVTRADLLTRLRDEPLRAEGAVQVTVLRRV; from the coding sequence GTGCCCCTCGCCGCCCAAGAGCTCCTTCGCTGTCCCGTGTGTGCTGGCGCCTGGCGACCCGCCGCCGCCACGGACCGCTCGCTCGTGTGCACCTCGGGGCACCGCTTCGATGCGGCCCGGCAGGGCTACGTCAACTTCCTGACTGGCCGAGGGACCCGTTTCCGGCCAGACACCGCGGACATGGTCGCTGCCCGGGAGCGCTTCCTCGCATCGGGACATTACGCACCGATCGCAGAGGCCCTTGCCGATTCAGCGGCCCCAGCGCTTATGGACGACGCCGAGCGGCCCGGCGCAGCGCTCGACGCCGGCGCAGGCACTGGCTACTACCTCGCCGCATTGCTCGCCCGCGTTCCCGGTTCGCGCGCCGTCGCCCTCGACCTCTCCCGCCATGCGCTCGGGCGAGCGGCCAAGCTACCGGGAACGGCGGCAGTCGTGTGGGACCTCTGGCGGCCTCTCCCGCTGCCGGATGGTGTCATGGACGCGATCCTCGACGTCTTTGCACCGCGCAACTTCCCTGAGTTCGCGCGGGTCCTACGGCGGGGCGGCCTCGCATGCGTGGTCACGCCGGAGGCCGACCACCTCGCCGCGCTCCGCGACGTCCTCCCGATGCTCGACGTCCCCGCGGGGAAAGCCGACGACGTCGAGCGCGCGGCGGGCGCCCACTTCGACCGAGTCGGGGTCCGGGATGTGCGCTTCGGCCTCGAACTCGACGCTCAAGCCGCCGTCGACCTCGCTCTCATGGGGCCCGCCGGTCATCACGTGACCCGTGCAGACCTTCTCACCCGCCTCCGAGATGAGCCGCTTCGGGCCGAAGGGGCCGTTCAGGTCACCGTTCTCCGCCGGGTCTGA
- a CDS encoding NfeD family protein, translating into MDWIAHNAWMLWLVLALVLGGIEMISLSLVFAMLGGGALAAFVAAVLGGPTWLQGLVFAAVSVGMIAFVRPVAMRHMKPGIEDIRTNVDRLVGSRAMVMEAVDSSKGLVKIGGDVWTARAERGEFLPGDVVQVVAIEGATAVVAPGGETSPYRS; encoded by the coding sequence GTGGACTGGATCGCGCACAACGCATGGATGCTCTGGCTCGTCCTCGCCCTCGTTCTGGGCGGGATCGAGATGATCAGCCTGAGCCTCGTCTTCGCGATGCTCGGCGGGGGCGCCCTCGCGGCCTTCGTGGCCGCCGTCCTCGGCGGCCCCACCTGGCTTCAGGGGCTTGTCTTCGCCGCAGTCTCGGTCGGCATGATCGCATTCGTCCGTCCCGTGGCCATGCGTCATATGAAGCCGGGCATCGAAGATATCAGGACCAATGTCGACCGCCTCGTCGGTTCCCGCGCGATGGTGATGGAGGCAGTCGACAGCAGCAAGGGCCTCGTCAAGATCGGCGGCGACGTGTGGACGGCCCGGGCCGAGCGGGGCGAGTTCCTGCCCGGCGACGTTGTCCAAGTCGTAGCAATCGAAGGGGCAACCGCCGTCGTCGCGCCGGGCGGCGAGACCTCACCATACAGAAGCTGA
- a CDS encoding SPFH domain-containing protein, translated as MDAGGILLLVVVIALILFIATVIGRSVRIIPQARAGVVERLGKYQRTLNPGLTLLIPFVDRLLPLLDLREQVVSFPPQPVITSDNLVVSIDTVVYFQVTDPRAATYEIANYIQAVEQLTITTLRNVVGGLNLEEALTSRDQINGQLRGVLDEATGRWGLRVSRVELKAIEPPHSIQDSMEKQMRAERDRRAAILTAEGTKQSAILTAEGERQSQILKAEGQAKAAVLKADGESQAIQKVFEAIHRGNPDGKLLAYQYLQTLPKIAEGGSNKLWIIPSEVGDALKGIGGVLGNMGGQSAATAPTEAIGRSANGGNQMSAESDSAGSGEQEPDLLEADARAFEEEAARPSELDAEAQGILEHHSLRPTDEDPRA; from the coding sequence ATGGATGCCGGAGGAATTCTTCTTCTCGTCGTCGTCATCGCGCTCATCCTGTTCATCGCAACCGTCATCGGCCGCTCGGTTCGGATCATCCCGCAGGCGCGCGCCGGCGTCGTCGAACGCCTCGGCAAGTACCAGCGCACGCTCAATCCCGGGCTCACGCTGCTCATCCCCTTCGTCGATCGGCTGCTCCCGCTGCTCGATCTGCGCGAGCAGGTCGTCTCGTTCCCGCCACAGCCCGTCATCACGTCGGACAATCTGGTCGTCTCGATCGACACCGTGGTCTACTTCCAGGTGACTGACCCTCGGGCTGCCACCTATGAGATCGCCAACTACATCCAGGCAGTCGAGCAGCTCACCATCACGACGCTCCGCAACGTCGTCGGTGGGCTCAACCTCGAAGAGGCGCTGACTTCGCGCGACCAGATCAACGGCCAGCTTCGCGGAGTGCTCGACGAGGCTACCGGCCGGTGGGGCCTCCGGGTCTCACGCGTCGAGCTCAAGGCAATCGAGCCGCCGCACTCGATCCAGGACTCGATGGAGAAGCAGATGCGCGCCGAACGCGATCGGCGCGCTGCGATCCTCACCGCCGAGGGCACCAAGCAATCCGCGATCCTCACGGCCGAAGGCGAACGGCAGTCCCAGATCCTGAAGGCGGAAGGCCAAGCGAAGGCAGCAGTCCTCAAGGCCGACGGCGAATCCCAAGCCATCCAGAAGGTCTTCGAGGCGATCCACCGGGGGAATCCTGACGGCAAGCTCCTCGCTTACCAGTACCTGCAGACCCTGCCGAAGATCGCCGAAGGCGGGTCGAACAAGCTCTGGATCATCCCCAGCGAAGTCGGCGATGCGCTCAAGGGCATCGGAGGAGTCCTCGGCAACATGGGTGGCCAATCCGCGGCGACCGCACCGACCGAGGCGATCGGACGATCTGCGAACGGCGGCAACCAGATGTCTGCGGAATCCGACTCCGCGGGCTCGGGAGAGCAAGAGCCTGACCTGCTCGAGGCGGACGCCCGCGCTTTCGAGGAGGAGGCTGCACGTCCCTCCGAACTCGATGCCGAGGCCCAAGGCATCCTCGAGCACCACTCGCTTCGGCCCACGGACGAGGATCCGCGAGCGTAG
- a CDS encoding RNA polymerase-binding protein RbpA has product MSDRSLRGMRLGAQSMESEAGVEPAPRQRVEYRCEDGEQVFVTFSSEAEIPPVWTSKTGKEAYLVDGERPSENSEKAVRTHWDMLLERRSVPELEQILQDRLTLLREKRGERV; this is encoded by the coding sequence ATGAGCGACCGCAGTCTGCGCGGCATGCGTCTGGGTGCACAGTCCATGGAGAGCGAAGCTGGCGTCGAGCCGGCCCCTCGCCAGCGCGTCGAGTACCGCTGTGAGGACGGCGAGCAGGTCTTCGTCACGTTCTCCTCCGAGGCAGAGATCCCTCCCGTCTGGACGTCCAAGACTGGGAAGGAAGCCTACCTCGTCGACGGCGAGCGCCCCTCCGAGAATTCCGAAAAGGCTGTTCGAACGCACTGGGACATGCTCTTGGAGCGCCGTAGCGTCCCCGAACTCGAGCAGATCCTCCAGGATCGCCTCACGCTGCTCCGCGAGAAGCGCGGCGAGCGGGTCTGA
- a CDS encoding polyprenol monophosphomannose synthase has translation MRILTIIPTYNELESLPKTLGRLRSAVPASDVLVADDNSPDGTGELADRIASEDQQVHVMHRKGKEGLGAAYLAGFKWALERDYDVVVEMDADGSHQPEQLPRLLEAVEQGADLVIGSRWVQGGTVVNWPAYRQLISRTGSTYARLMLGLKIRDMTAGYRAFRRTTLEKLDLDGVESVGYGFQVDLAWRVARMGLKVAEVPVTFVERELGASKMSGNIVVEAMLNVTKWGLSDRWHQLTHRRQR, from the coding sequence GTGCGTATTCTGACGATCATCCCGACGTACAACGAACTCGAGTCCCTTCCCAAGACGCTCGGTCGTTTGCGCTCGGCAGTTCCGGCGTCGGACGTCCTCGTGGCGGACGACAACAGCCCTGACGGAACGGGTGAGCTCGCAGATCGCATCGCCTCTGAAGATCAGCAGGTCCACGTGATGCACCGCAAGGGCAAGGAAGGCCTCGGCGCCGCCTACCTCGCGGGCTTCAAATGGGCGCTGGAGCGGGACTATGACGTGGTTGTCGAAATGGATGCCGATGGTTCGCACCAGCCCGAGCAGCTGCCCCGCCTCCTCGAGGCAGTCGAGCAGGGAGCGGACCTCGTGATCGGCTCGCGGTGGGTGCAGGGGGGAACGGTCGTCAACTGGCCTGCCTACCGGCAGCTCATCTCGCGCACCGGCAGCACTTACGCCCGGCTCATGCTCGGCCTCAAGATCAGGGACATGACGGCGGGCTACCGCGCCTTCCGCCGCACCACACTCGAGAAGCTCGATCTCGACGGGGTGGAGTCGGTCGGCTACGGCTTTCAGGTTGACCTCGCATGGCGCGTGGCGAGGATGGGGCTCAAGGTCGCAGAAGTACCCGTCACCTTCGTCGAGCGTGAGCTGGGCGCATCGAAGATGAGCGGCAACATCGTCGTCGAGGCCATGCTCAACGTCACCAAGTGGGGTCTCTCAGATCGATGGCACCAGCTCACCCACCGTCGTCAGCGATAG